GCCGCCAGGCTTTGCCGGCGATCAAAGGCCATATCAGCTTCCAGGGCGTTCGATTTCGCTACCGCCCCGACGGCGCGCCGGTGCTCCACGATATCTCGCTCGAGATTCGCGCGGGCGAAGTGGTCGGCATCGTCGGCCGTTCGGGCTCGGGCAAGAGCACGCTGACCAAACTGCTGCAACGGTTGTATATGCCCGAGGCAGGCCAGGTGCGCATCGACGGTATCGATCTCGCGCTCGTCGATCCGGCCTGGCTGCGCCGGCAGATCGGCGTCGTGCTCCAGGAAAACCTGCTCTTCAACCGCTCGGTCCGCGAGAACATCGCCGTGACCGATCCGGGCACGTCGCTCGATCGCGTCGTCTACGCGGCACGGCTCGCCGGCGCGCATGGCTTTATCTCCGAGCTGCCCGAGGGCTACGACACGGTGGTCGGCGAGCACGGTGCGAACCTGTCGGGCGGTCAACGCCAGCGGATCGCGATCGCGCGCGCGCTGTTGACCGATCCGCGCATCCTGATCTTCGACGAAGCGACGAGCGCACTCGACTTCGAGACCGAACGCATCATCCAGCAGAACATGCGCGCGATCTGCGAGGGCCGCACCGTGATCATCATCGCGCACCGTCTGTCTTCGGTCAGGCATGCGAACCATATCGTCGCGATGGATCATGGCCGCATCGTCGAGCGCGGCGCGCATGAGGAGTTGCTCGCGCAGGGCGGCTACTACGCCCATCTGGTCTCGCTTCAAAACAGCTGATGCGGCGCGTCCGATCATGAACCTTATCCGCTTGCAGGCGTTCGGCGATTTGCTGCGCAGCTATGGCGCCGTGTTTCGCGCCGCGTGGTCGATGCGCGCACAGTTCGACGGTGAAGCACGCCTTCCTTATGAGCGTGCGTTCCTGCCCGCCAACCTCGAGCTTGTCGAAACGCCCGTGCACCCGGCGCCACGCTGGGCGATGCGAATACTTGTCGTGCTCGCCGCACTGACGCTTCTGCTCGCCTTTTTCGGCAGGCTCGATATCGTCGCCGTTGCGCAAGGCAAGCTGATTCCGGGCGAGCGCGTCAAGGTCATCCAGCCCGCGATCACGGGCGTGGTGCGCCGCATTCTCGTCGAAGACGGCCAGCGCGTCGCGGCTGGCCAGTTGCTCATGCAACTCGACGCGACCCAGGCCGCGGCCGATTCCGACAATGCGCGGGCCTCGCGCATCGATGCGGCGCTCGCGGCCGCGCGCTCGCGCGCCTTGCTCGACGCCCAACTCGGCGCGCATGCGCCGCTCGTGCCGCGCGTCGACGGCGCGTCGGCAGCGCAGCAGGCGCAGACGCAGCATTTCGCGGACGGCTTGTATCGCGAGTATCAGGACAAACTCGTCGCATCGCAGGCCGAGCTGCGCAAGCGCGAGGCGGAACTCGCGACGATCCGTGTCGAAATCGGCAAGCTTTCGGCGACCGCGCCGCTCGCACGCCAGCAGGCAAACGAATATCGCGCGCTCGCAGCCGATAAATACGTCGCGCAAACCGACTATCTGACCAAAGAGCAAGCCGCGCTCGACGCGGAACACGATCTTGCGGCACGCGAGAGCGGATCGCAGGAGTTGATGGCCGCGGTCGAGGAGCAGCGCGCCGATATCGCAGCGATTACGTCTGCGTTTCGCAGCAAGCAGCTCGACGAATTCGACAAGGCGATGCAGCAATACAACCAGAGCCGCAATGACGAAACCAAGGCCGATACGCGCCAGAAGCTGCTGAGCCTGACGGCGCCCGTCGCCGGCACGGTGCAGCAGCTTTCGGTGCACACGCTCGGCGGTGTCGCGACCGCCGCGCAGCCGGTCATGGAGATCGTGCCGGACGATACGCTCGAAGTCGAGGCCAACATCGAGAACAAGGATATCGGCTTCGTTCGCCCCGGACAAACCGCGCTCGTGAAGGTCAAGGCGTTTCCGTATACGCGCTTCGGCTATCTGAAGGGAACCGTCGTGTCGGTGTCGAACGATGCGGTTCAGGACCGGCGGCATGGCCTGATGTTCGTGACGCACGTACGCGTGCCGACGAACCGGATTCGCACGAACGGCGCCTGGGTTCGTTTGACGCCCGGCATGGAAGTGACGGCCGAAATTCACACGGGCAAGCGCAGCGTCGCGCGGTACTTTCTCGATCCCGTCATCGAGACGGGCGAGGAGAGCTTGCGTGAACGGTAGGTCGAGGTTGCGCCCATCGATACGGCGATGGGGCATGCTCGCGCTATGGATGTCGTGCGGATCGCATGCCGCATGGGCTTTCGATCCGTTGCGCACCGGTTCGGCCGTGCCGCCAACGGCCGCCGCGCAGATGCTCGGCGACGGGTCATCGGGAATCTGCGCATTCGGCGCACTGCCGAGCCCGCTGCCTTTGCAGGATGCCGTCGAACGGGCGCTGTGCAACGACCCCAGGACGCGCCAGGCCTGGGGCCAGGTCAAGCTCGAGGCCGCGCGCGTGGGGCAGGGCCGCGCTGCGTATTTGCCGAACATCAGCGGGAGTTGGCAGGGCGTGCGCGACGATCAGAAGACCGATATCGACAACCTGCCGCAATTCAATTCGAACTTTCACAACTTCCTGCGCACCGAAAGCGTATCGCTGAGCTGGGTACTCTACGACTTCGGCGGTCGCGAGGCGGCGCTGAAGAGCGCGACCGAGTTGCTCGAGGCCGCGCAGGCGAACCAGCAGGCGGTGCTCGAAGCGACCTTTGCGAAGGTCGCGAAAGACTACTACGCGGCGCAGGCCGCGCAAGGCGCGTTTGTCGCCGCGCAGCAGATCGAACAGACCGCGAACGACAGCGTACAGGCCGCGACCGCGCGTGCGAACAAGGGCATCGCGCCGATCACGGATCAGTTGCAGGCGCAGACCGACCATGCGCAGGCGGTCGTGAATCTCGCAAAAGCGCAACGGGACCGGCAAGACGCGCTCGGTGTGCTGGCGAGCGATATGAATCTCGATCCCGATGCGCCGATCAGCTTGCCCGACGTCGGGGAGGGCGTGCTGCCCGATCAGGCGTTCGACGGATCGATCGCCGACCTCATCGACGAAGCGAAGCGCACGCATCCGAGCGTCCGCGCGGCCGAGGCACGCGTCGAAGCCGAACGCGCCAAGCTCAGACAGACGCGCGCTGAAGGGCTGCCGAGCGTGAGTCTGGTCGCGCGGTACAGCCGCAACAACGAGCCGACCAGTTTCGAAGTCGGGCAACCGCAACTGCCGACGACCGGAAGCGAATGGTACGTGGGCTTTCAGGTCACGATCCCGATCTTTTCGGGCTTCATGAAGACGTATCAGGTGCGCGAAGAAGAGGCGAAAGCCGAACTCGAGAACGATACGCTCGACGCAACACGACAGCAGGTCGGTCTCGACGTCTGGACCAGCTACCAGGCGTTGCAGACGGCGACGCACAACCTCGATAACAGCGCGATGCTGCTCGATATCTCGAACCGCTCGTACGCGGCCGCCGAGCATCGCTATACGGTCGGTGTCGGCAGCATCCTCGAACTGCTCAACGCGCAGACCGCGCTGGCCGGCGCGAAACGGCAGCGCATCGAGGCGCTGACCGACTGGCGTTCCGCGCGGCTACAACTGGCCGCCAAGCTCGGCGAAATCGGCATGTGGAGTCTGAGAGGCGAGTGAGCCGCAGCACGCGAATGCGCATTGCTTCGCGGCGCATTGCTTCGCGGCGCATTTCGCCATACCCGGAATACGAAATCAATTCGCACATGTCGAATAATAATTGCATGTCGAATTAAATACTGACCCGGAATAAACGGCAATGAATTGATCCGGATTAACACATCTTGACCGGGATTCGATTTGAACAGATACGCAGGAATATCAACCAGGCTACGGGTGTTTGAATATCGATCGCGCCTGATGGGCGGCGGCCTTTCTCGCAGAAGAAACGACCTGATTGCGTGATCATTTTCCAGATATTTCCTGTGTCGATTGCCGCATGCACTTGCAAATTCCCTGGATCCGTCTTTCTTTTTATTCTGGAGCGCAACATGAACGAAACGCAAAGCGTACTGCAAAGCATGGCCCAAGCGTCGTCAAAGCCCGAGCAGATAATCAACCAGCCCGACGGCACCTCTGTCGTGTTGCTTCCGCAGGGCACCGCAGCCGAATCGGATCCGGTCATTCGTGAATTCTCGAAACCGGACGGTCAGGGGACGTTGCTCGAGCAGGTCGTCGACTTCCGTGCAGGGGGTT
The nucleotide sequence above comes from Paraburkholderia sp. SOS3. Encoded proteins:
- a CDS encoding TolC family protein; its protein translation is MLALWMSCGSHAAWAFDPLRTGSAVPPTAAAQMLGDGSSGICAFGALPSPLPLQDAVERALCNDPRTRQAWGQVKLEAARVGQGRAAYLPNISGSWQGVRDDQKTDIDNLPQFNSNFHNFLRTESVSLSWVLYDFGGREAALKSATELLEAAQANQQAVLEATFAKVAKDYYAAQAAQGAFVAAQQIEQTANDSVQAATARANKGIAPITDQLQAQTDHAQAVVNLAKAQRDRQDALGVLASDMNLDPDAPISLPDVGEGVLPDQAFDGSIADLIDEAKRTHPSVRAAEARVEAERAKLRQTRAEGLPSVSLVARYSRNNEPTSFEVGQPQLPTTGSEWYVGFQVTIPIFSGFMKTYQVREEEAKAELENDTLDATRQQVGLDVWTSYQALQTATHNLDNSAMLLDISNRSYAAAEHRYTVGVGSILELLNAQTALAGAKRQRIEALTDWRSARLQLAAKLGEIGMWSLRGE
- a CDS encoding HlyD family type I secretion periplasmic adaptor subunit; protein product: MNLIRLQAFGDLLRSYGAVFRAAWSMRAQFDGEARLPYERAFLPANLELVETPVHPAPRWAMRILVVLAALTLLLAFFGRLDIVAVAQGKLIPGERVKVIQPAITGVVRRILVEDGQRVAAGQLLMQLDATQAAADSDNARASRIDAALAAARSRALLDAQLGAHAPLVPRVDGASAAQQAQTQHFADGLYREYQDKLVASQAELRKREAELATIRVEIGKLSATAPLARQQANEYRALAADKYVAQTDYLTKEQAALDAEHDLAARESGSQELMAAVEEQRADIAAITSAFRSKQLDEFDKAMQQYNQSRNDETKADTRQKLLSLTAPVAGTVQQLSVHTLGGVATAAQPVMEIVPDDTLEVEANIENKDIGFVRPGQTALVKVKAFPYTRFGYLKGTVVSVSNDAVQDRRHGLMFVTHVRVPTNRIRTNGAWVRLTPGMEVTAEIHTGKRSVARYFLDPVIETGEESLRER